TTCTCAACCAAGTGGAACATCCTGGCTATCTGGTAAACTGATGCAGTATGACGAGTAGCTAATTATGATTTTTCGTCCCCCCTGCCATTTCTGATTTATGGCTCTTGGGTAGGCATAGCTAAGGTATGTTTCAACAAAGGTTGTCCTCTAGGGCCTGGGATTCGAGGAGGGATATCATCCTTCAGTGACAGTTACTCCCGTTCTCCAAGAACCGCACTCTTCTATCAATCCGTTTCAATGGTTTCCCCATGTTTTGTAGGATCACAGCGGAGTTCATATCAGACAGAACCCATGGGAGCCGCCCTGTGTGCCATTCAAGCATCCAGGTGCGTACCAAGGGAGCTACCACGCTCAATATACAGGTTTGAGGTCATTCAGCTCATTCTTTGCCGGTCATCGTCCAGTCTCCTTGTCGCTCTTGTGAAATCCCAACCACTCGCCCAGCATACCTCCCGGCTTCGGCAGTGGGCATTCCCTCCTTGCTCTATCTTGTGCGTTCTCTGCCTCGTCGCTCGCCACATCGTTAAATTGTACAATCCCATCCTCGACTTTGGGATTGGCAtccttcctcttccatctcattcGTCGGCCATTCTCGTCAACCATAACATCTCCATCGGCGAAGCGGGCCCGGGGTACGGGGCAAGGAAGCAAATGCGGAATCGTGACGACTAGAAAGCATGCGGCGACTGTCGTTGCGAAGAGCGACGATGTCATTCGAGATTTCGGGTGAAGGAGTGGTGGCATGATCCTGGTTAGGTCTGGAGGTCGTTTGGTGTAGTGTGGACTCTAAAGGTCTCAATTGGTCGTCAGCGGGTGTTTCAATGGGCTCCAGATGCCATTGAACTCACATGACAACTGTAGCATCATCCTCCAGACAAGCATTGACCAGGTCAACGTTGCCGACAGTATCGAGCGATTTGTGGTGGTGATCCAGAATTCGTAAAGGTTCACCCAAACCTGAGTTATGATGTGACTCTCATTGGCTACCGGCGGAAGGGGATTGTTTCGGCCTCGGCTCTATGTAAGCCCGACCTCTGGTTATTCATTGGTGGGGCAGTTGTGTGTCTCCACCTCGAAGAGCGTCACTCAACACCGCGAATCGCGAAATCTCCAAATCCCCAACTACAACCAACACGCGCGACCAGCTTTCAAGTCATCCCCGCGTTCAGCTCAAATCACGTCGCATCGCAAGCATCGCATCGCATGACAACTCCCGGCTACACACGATATGTTATGATCATTTTCTTTGATACGGCTTAGGATTAAAGATTAGCGGCGCGCGCATCCCCACGTGCCAGCCCACCAACTCTTCTTTTTCACGATGAGCGACCTCGACAAGTGAGGCTGAACGCCCGATCGCCGGTCTTCGGATTCTTGAGCTAATAACTCATTCTCAGGGCCATTGCGCAGCTGCGCGCATGCCGACCGATTCCGGAAGCGCAAGTCCGCGAGCTCTGTCATAAAGCTCGGGAACTTTTAATAGAAGAGGGCAACGTCGTCACTGTATCGGCACCAGTAACGGTATGCCTCATGCCTTAATGAAGGCCCAGCAATCTCTGATTCTCTTATTAGATATGTGGTGACATTCATGGCCAATTCCACGATTTGATGGAGCTCTTTCGAGTTGGAGGCGATGTTCCAGATACAAATTACCTGTTCATGGGTAAGACCAATCTTAATCACATCCAACCAATTTTCACACCTCTAATCAAAACCCTTAGGTGACTTCGTCGATCGCGGCTTCTATTCACTGGAATCTTTCCTCCTTTTGCTCTGCCTAAAAGTTCGATACCCCGATAGGATGACACTAATCCGCGGCAACCACGAATCTCGTCAAATCACCACAGTCTACGGTTTTTACGATGAGTGCATAAGAAAGTACGGCAGCGCTAATGTTTGGCGTTACTGTTGCGACATCTTTGATTACCTGGCGCTTGGTGCGATCGTATTGGGCGCCTCCAACACCATGTCGCCTGGGGTGGAACCTGTCGATGACGAAACTGAGATCGAGGTTTGCGACCAGAATGGCTCTATAATGAGCCGTTTCCCCCGACGTCGGCCAGATGATAGCTCGCAAGATCAGATCCAAAGCCCAGGTGGAACAGCGATGGACAAGACAGGCCCCCCAGGATCGGGCGCTTCAGGGTCAAGCGGTGGCTCGGTGGGAAATCCAGCCGGAGCAGTGCTTTGTGTTCATGGCGGTTTGAGTCCATTGGTCGATACAGTTGACAAGATTCGCTTGATTGACCGCAAACAAGAAGTCCCCCATGAAGGTGCCATGTGCGATTTACTCTGGTCCGACCCAGACGAGATCGACGGCTGGGGTCTTTCCCCACGAGGTGCAGGTTTCCTCTTTGGAGCTGATATCGTCAAGGTGTTCAACCATCGAAACGACCTGAGTCTCATTGCCCGCGCGCACCAGCTTGTCATGGAGGGATTCAAGGAAATGTTCGATGCTTCTATCGTCACTGTGTGGTCTGCTCCGAACTATTGCTACCGCTGGGAAAAGAAGTGTGTCCTTGGGACTGCAGTAGCCACCGTATGTGTCGTCTTCAGTCGTCATGTGTGGGAAACCCAGCAGAAGCGATGGCGGTACTGGAGTCATGATGGAGGGCGGTATGCCTCCTAGGAGCGGTCCTGCGCGGCGATACAGGGTTTTCCAAGCTGCACCACAAGATTCGCGAGGAATGCCTGCCAAGAAGCCAGTCGCGGATTACTTCTTGTGATCATCTATTTTGCCATTGTCTATTATTTTCATATCTACCGGCCACAAATGTGGCTTTGTTTCACGGAATTAACTTGGGGTTTGGGGTTATGGGCAGGGTATGGAGTTCGATAATATTCAAAATTCATTATATACCACCTGAGTCAAAGGGTATCGTCATGGTACGCCTCTTAAATGCTTGATATCCCACGCAATGCAGTTCGATCAGTCCCAGGCTACTTTCCGGCGTTTCTAAACCCGTGCAACAAGCCACCTCATACTATAAACATACCTCCTGGTCCCTTGCTTGGATACAGCTCCGCACAGTTGTCAAACCTCTCAAGCAATTCTAACCAATTTTGCAAAGTGTCGAAGCTTTCAATAGATCCCCAGCTTGTGGATGCGGGGTTCTCGTAGACCTCTATCTGAAACATGAGTGCCTGTTTGGGTTCCTTTTTCCGTCCTATAGAGGTCAAGAGGTATGGCATCCTTTTCAAGGCATCACGCAGTATGACTTGGTCTTCAGTAGACAGTCTTCCACGAGATCTGCAAATGTCAGAGACAAGGGTGAAAACAGCGACGGCAGCATTGACCTCGTCAATGCTAAACGCTCTATTTGCGTTCAAATCATGTGACACAACGGGTTCAGGGAATTCCGGAGCCGTTGTTGTTTCTGAAGCCGTCTTCGAATTGAAACTATCAAGGATCTGGTCGAAGTTGTAGGCATGCTTTTGACATGTGTCAGCGGATTCTTTCACCTCATTCGACGTATATTCCGGTGCCCTACCATATCTAGGCAGcatttcttcttcaccaccaccaacaagtCTCGGCTTCAGGATTGAAGGTGTTTCGCTGCAGGTCGAAGAAAGTCGCGtccttctctcttcctcttccttgtgCCATGAAATATAGGGCTTGAATCTTTTTCGACCGACACGAGTTCGAAAGATTGAAAAGAGTTCGAACCAATCTGAAAACCTCGAGGAGGTATTTTCGCCTGTGTCATACGGATCATAACTCCCGTTTTCAACTGAGACTTCCTGgtgcttcctcttcttggcTTGCTGACCCATGTTGGATGTAGCTTGCTTTGATCCTTCTTTGATACTTGGTGATCTGCCTTGACAGTGGATAAGCCTAGGATTGGAACCAATAGTTTGATGTGCGGTATGCCCTCAACTGGATAAGTCAACGGGATGCCCAGTCTTCTATCGCTCGGATGTTCATCCACAGCTATGTGACCGTTCCCGAGTGAAGGGCTTGGGATGTTTGTAAATGCTTTGCGCCCGGGTCGGCGAGGGGTTTTGTAGGTGTGAGGCGACATATGTTCCGCACAGCGCAAAGTGTTGGAGATGTCCTCAGTAGATTGTTCGACTGCCTGTTCGTCAAGAGGTGGTGCTGATATGAACTGGTCAAGCTCTTCCTTTTTTGTTCCTATCGGCTTTTCCAGATTGGCAGAAAGCATTGCCATAAATGTTTAGTTGTCAACTTGTGAAGTCGTGAACGGTATCAAGGATGCGAATGCTGAAGTGAATGATCGTACAACGGTCGGCTCGGGAGACTATTTGATTAATATTCGATATGAGAAATAGCATGTGTTGGTATCTCCTATCCTTAACGCCCTATCAGCAATCGTTCTTTGAGACTTAATGAAAGACCCATTGTTCCTTAGGGTTCGTTGTTCGTTTTGTCGCTGTCGACGTTCGACTTCTGCTTTATGTTCCAAGAATTCTGCAAGACATCCCAACAATAAGATCTTTGTCTGTAGAGGACAAAGCTACAGGAACATCATCGTATGGTCGAACTCAGTCTTGCCGCTGGGTTTCCTGTTTGTTCATCCATAGGTTCCTCCCAGGTTTCATTTCATTACCCAGTTCGCCATGGCAAGACGTGGAACACCACCCGCATACCAATCTTGGATAATATTGAGTGTTTCGAGAAGATAGGCGACCGATAGGAAACCCATATCGATATGTGGGGAAATGTACGTCGCCGCCAAAACGCGAGGTCAAGTCTATCGATAGGTCGAAGGAGCTTATGCATAGCGATTGTATCAAAACCCCTTGAACTTCACGCAAATTGCATCAACGCGAGGCTACTTGTCGGTACCTGTTCGATGTGGATGGCAGAGGATTTTGAGGCCACCGGGCGCAACGAAATCCATTGGGTCGGACAAAAGCTCTCTGCTGGTTGGCCATCCAGTCAACACGGTCCTGAAGGGCCACCATCTTGTCCTACAGGGTTGTGAAAGGAGTTCATGGGAATGCTATAACCCATCGTTGACGAGACATCCCCAGGCATGGGTGCCACAGAGTAGCTGTGTCGCCGGGGATCATCCATCAAAGACCCAGGGGTAGCAATAGCGTGATAGCTTTCGGTCCGTGAAACTTGAGGATCAGGGAACATTTGAGAGGTGTATTGCTGGGGATGCATTGATGAAGTTATCGACTGCCTCGGTACTGGTGTAGGGACGTTGGAGGGAAGTGGCCGGGCGTATGCTGCAGGTGGCTGGATAGCTTGGCCAGATTCCCATATAGAAGAACTGCTTGTAGATCCACTTGCAATAGATGGTTCACGGCTTTCCTGCGGAGGGAGGCCGTAAGATACGCCAGTCTCGAGAGCTGTAGGTCTCCGGGGTGCTATAACCTGCTGAAGGGATTGGACACTATCGCTGTGAGTGTTGGGGGTGAAGTGCGATATTGCTGTCGGATCGGTCTGCGACGCTGTACCCGAGTGCAAGTAACTGGTAATGTAATCATCGCTGATCCCATGTCGGTTGAGAAGACCACGGAGTTGTCTGTTCTCCTCTGCAACCCTCCGCGCAGCATGTTGCACCTCTGAGGACGCCTCGACACCCTGCAACTCATACACTCGGAGTCGTTGCTCCAGCTCTTGGAGATACTCTCTTCTGCGGGCCCGGGATCTCCTCTGATTATCTCTAATCCGGGCAAGGTTTGCTTTTTGCTATAGACAAGGACATGCCAACATTAGGAACAAGGATCGAAGAGGAATGGGTATGGACAGAGGAACGGGCCACGTACTGCCGGCGTTGACATTTAGTCGTTTTATAACTTGACGGGACAGGCGTTGTCAATATGCGACAAGAGTTCGGCATCTAGGCCAGATCGCGAATCTCGTAACAAGCTCTTGCGACAGCGCCGTGGTGTTGGTCAACCAACACTGATGAGGATCAACGAAAGGCACAAAGGATAATGTGCAAGAGCTCAAGTTGTATGAAGCTGGAGCGGTCCTGATGAAAAACAACCCAGGTCTAATAGATGACGCTTTCCCTTTTATTGAAAGGATGGATGGGGCACCAGCGGTGACATATACCAGGGTATTTATGAAGACTTAAGAACGATAAGCTCACGAGAGGGTCCGCCACATGGGAAGGCCAGCCACAGCGGCAAGTGTTTCTGTAGGAGACGGCGAAAGGAAGCAAAGATGTATTGGGGGCTTCTATACTACAGTCTGAAGGAAGTATCAGATACATGTGCCTCTAGAGATCCAGGGCCCGGAGAACCCCATTAACGGACGGGGCAGCCCTATTGGGACGAAGACCACTGGGCCGGCGCCGGACAGCGAGACCAGTCGATGCAAGTGGCAGCCGGTTATGCTGGGAATATGCTGCAGGGCTGCGCTACAAGCAACAGTCATGAGCTAGCTGCAACCCTGGTGCATTGCAATCTGCAAAAGACAAAGAGCCGGTCAACTCAGTAGCAAGAGATCCATGAAGCGGGCGAGCGAGCAGCGCGCCACCAACTCGATATGTGGAAAATGGTAACAAGCCACACTTGAACGCTGACACCGCGACTTTTCGAATTGTTCCTCTTGACATGCCCCGTCCAATATCTTGTTGCCATTCTCGGAGGCGAGTGAAGTTGAGATCACATTGCGTACTGTAGTCTAGGGGGGGTCGAGGAAACAGAAGATAGGTGTCTCACTAGCAAGCCGTATACACATACTCCAGGCGGCCCGACAGAATATGAGACTTGGGGATGTGAGAAACTGTATCGAAAGCCATGAAACCACCATCTAGCAGCTGTGCCAAGAAGCAATTGATTGAACGGGAAGTGTTGCCGTACAGCAAATAGGTGTCTGGGGACTGGCAATGTTTCCAGGGATCCTGTCCTTCGGAGGTAGTGGCTGAGAAGATTTTGAGTTCACGGAAAGCGGAGTTGCAGCTGAAATGACGGAGGCCTGGACGGCAGAGGGGCCAGGGCCCAAAACCGATGTTAGTGATTTGGTGAATGGGCATCATGCTTGGTTGGGCATAAACCCGTCGACGACAACATGATTCGGTGATTGCGAGAGCAGCGGCTCCGAGGGTATGGCTAATAACTGGCACATCACACCCACTTTCGAACCTCGCTGCAGAAAAAGACGGGCTGGCGTGAGCCTTTCTTGCCCCCTTGTGGCGATAAGGTGGGTGTAAGTCAGACAGACAGGGTGCGCTGTACGGAGATCATTGCTGAGCCACGCGCTCATAAACACGCATCCTTGAAATTCAGTCGCTTGAGAACATGAGGATATGAAAGTATCAAGCCCtcccaacccaacccaacccagGGCACAGAATTACGTGTGAGCACAGCACTATTCCGGCGCCGGCGGCGGAGAGGCATTAGACTTACTTGCATCCTCCATATGTTCTGCGATCGTGTTTGTCTGTGATCGTAGAGGCTAGCATCTTGAAATTAGTCTGCTGACAGGCATCTCCTTTCAACTAGGACATCTAACAAGAGCCGTGGGAACCAAGACCCCCAGGGTGACACCATTCCCCAGCTACCATTAAAGGCTAAGCTTTGTTGGAGGTGTTGCCAGGCGCcgttcttttcttttttcgaAATAGAACAAGGGCCTTCTGAGGAGAGTTAGGAGATCAGGATGTGAAGCCATGGATGCCGCTAGCGATGCACGGTCGCTCATGTCTAGGGAACCGAAAAtggaacgacaaggccaGTCTCCAAAAAGCAGATCCATCAAACAAAATGGAGGAGTACGTATCGTCCGGCCGTTTAAGGCGTTGTCTGGTGGCTCAACACTATCCCCAGTGCTGTTACGAGATCACGGTTGGATTCCATGGCGTATGACTGGGACCGCAACGGTCGAGAATGAGATCAATAGGCGGTGATGCAAATTCGAATGGCAACACTAGAACAGAGATGGCCCAACCACAGCTCGAGGACCGTATTGCACAGTACAGTGCCTAACGCGACGGGCGCAAATACAGAGAACGTAATGGCATTATCGAAATGGCCGGGATCAATCAAGGGAGACAGATCGTGAGCCTAGAACGAACCAAGCGGATCATGATCATACTGTAATAGGCACGTCTATGCGATGTAACATGCTGGAACTTTTTAGCTATACCGATTGATTCGTATGAAAGAAAAAAGCATCTGAGCAGTCATTTGCTTGGGTGGAAGCAACAGCCAAGCTTGGTAAGTCCAGCAGGACAAGGGACATTTGCGCAGGAGAGCGCACCGCTCATCTTTGGACTAGGTACTTACAGAATGAGATTGGATGCTATGATTGAGTTGGCTGTGCCATAATGACTAGACGATGTCGCGATATGACGCAGTGTGTTTTGCACCCACCGCGATAAACTCGGACCTGGGGCTTGGGCTGGCAAAGATATCGTCATGTGCCTGCCATTCCCCAAATTTGGGTGAGCCCCCCCTAAATCTCGATCTTCGCCAGGGAAGAAGACCCCAAGGCTGTTCCAAGGGTTTGGAACTCAACGTCGAGATGTGGCTGAGGGGCTCAAGTCCAGACCCCGTCCCCACCTCGGCAAATGCCGACCGTTGAGGGTTAGCAAAACTGGCCAGTTTTATACAAACTAGGTAACGAGACAAACAATTACAAGAACTGTTAGTCGCCAACAGACTTTTGTTACCACTGTAGTAAATATCAAAAGCCGTTATCTAAGTATCAGATCGAATCTACTCTGGTCCCTAGGGAAATCCCAGGTTAGACAACTTTCTACAAAGCAGACTGTGTATAACCTTGAAAACCAATCATTGTTGGCCGATATAATTCGGTTTACCGAAATACACATCCATGCCTCGGCAGTcacttcatcaccatctttAGAACTCGTATGATAATACACATTATTCTCGCTTAATGTCCCTACGTCTAGCTATTCTCACCGTATATGATGTGTCACTTACATGTTTCAATGGGGGCTGCAGCAGGCCGTACAAGCATGAGTCCCAGCGCCACGGTCGTGGTAGCGGGTGTACCGGACATCAACCCGGTTTCCAGACCGACTATAAAAAATTATTCAAGCTGCACCACAGTCACACCCATTTACAAGGGGGAAGAGGATACTCTTACCATCCTTGTATTGTCCTCCGACGACCCGGCCGAGAAAGCTGCAAGTACGGAATAATATTGGTCAGAAACAAGAAACAGGAGAAGCATTGACTCGAAAATACGCAGTCTTGGCGACTTTAATGGTGAATAGAGCTTTAGCAACAAGGAAATGGCTCACTCACTAATATCTTTGTAATCTTGTCTTGACTCTTGATTCCCACTGATTTCTATGGTCCCGACCCGTTGTTGCCCGTCGCGGTCACGGAGCTGCCGTTGAGAGTGGGTCTGCCCTGCGCCCCTCCTCCCGCCGGAGATCCACTTCAACTACCTATTCGGactctccttcttttccgCGCGCTGCCTTCAATTCTCCCTCATCTCTAAATTACTCAGCCCTCCATATCTCCCTGCGGCTCTTTGTTTGGTTTCCCTATTCTGCAAAACATCCGAGGCTGGCGTCTCGGATCACAAAACTAATAAGCAATTCACAACCATCAAAACCAAGGCCCCTCCCAATCAGAGGTCGTCGAGTCAGTTCGGACGGATACTAGGTGCGAAACCCAGTACCGACTCAAGCTTATGCACCAGATCGACCACCATAAGGTCCCTAGACAGCTGAATTGTCGGCCCGTCCTTGCAAGTCCTCGGGAATTTTTTTCAACGCATGTGCATACGTAGCATCCACGTCACATTCGCGATTCAGGTGGTTATGGGGGGGAAACGTGGTTGTTCCATGGCAGCTTCGCCGATGATGCCTGAGAGACAGGTATCTAACATGCGGCAGCTTGGGTTGCACAATACCGCTTCTTTCAGCCACTCTCTATCCCTGTATATCTTTCACTTTCTGACTCGAGCAGGCTGAGGAAATTTCTGTTGCTACGGACTAGGTATCGTGTACTTTTACGATTTCCGCGGATAGTAGTTGCATCTCAAAGGCTATCTCACCCCTACCTACCATCGATCGAGTCATGACTCCCTGCATCATGGCGCCCTACCAGCTTGTCAACCACGTGCTTAGTCGTTTGAGGTATACCTCATCTCGGAGCACTGTCTCAAACTCGTCTCTCATATTCAGCATAATTGTCTCGTCAGTGGGTGCTTTGGTGTAGTGAAGTCGCAGTCTGGCTGCTCGAAACCCTTCCATGGCTTGTTCAAGTTTTTCTCCTGCTCGAGTCAGCAATCTTGCTTTGAGGCACCGCGCACAGAGATTCGGGATCCTGCCCTGGTCTGGTAGTGTCCTTGGTAGCAGATGAAGTCCTTCCCTAGTCAGGGGTCTCACTGGAACTCTATGCCCACACCCGGGATAGATGAGATCGACTCGGCAGAACGGGCAAGTGCCCTGATTCTCGAACCACCCTTCGAGGCACTGCAAGCAAGCAGCATGACCACATGGCATTAGACTAAATGTACTTTCGTCAAGCGGCTCTGCATCTGGTTTGATCTGACAGTTCGCCTGATGGCATATCTGACATTTGACTTCTATTGGTTCGTCAATTAGGAATGTAACTTTGGGGAATGGAAAAAAGGACTCTTTCGGGTCGTATCGTCTATGGGGCTGAAACCATGATGAGAATCGCGGCAGagtcttcgtcttcttccatgaCCCACAGCCTAATGTTCCATTTGCGTTCTGGTGTTGGGGAGCCGGGGAAGTTTTACTGGCTCGGGTTCTCAAGTACCTCTTttgaggctgttgttggCGATCGGGATACATCGGTTATGGAATTTTGCATGCGTCTCGTTGATTGTGCTGTTGTCTATTCAGTTGTGCTACTCTTGCTGTTGTGTCATGCTGTTGGTAAACACCCAGCGATTAGTTGCTAATAAGCAATTCTAGGCATAAAGACAAACTCTGATAACGAAGTAAGTACAAAGGTTCCCGGCACTGTTCAGCCCATTGACGGCTGGAACAACCAATATTCCCTTCACTTTAGGTGTTCAGTAGTGTACGGTTGTGTTCTTCAATGTTCTAGCCCATTGTTTATTGAACATTACGTTACGTTCTACTGTACTACCTTTGTTCCTTATTACTACGTAGTATAGTGAGTATGCGATGTTCTAGACTCCATTGATGACATGCATGCCCTAGGGATGAACCGTCAAAACGTTCAAAGACACCATGGCCTCCGTGGCCTTGTTCAGGTACGATAGCCGGTGACAGCAGCTAGTGCGTGGCTTGATCTCTTGACCACTTTATCTGTAGATCTTTTGGATGCTGAATCGAAAGTCGCATGTCGTTCGTGTTTCACGTGAGAATCTTGGCCCCAGTCTATACAAGGTCGAGACCCAAACCATATATCTTAGCTGTTCGCGGATCACAATATTGATTCTTCTAGGTGTGGTAGGAGACTCGCGAGGCACGCTGCGAAACGATGTTTCTTCATCCTTGCCCCCCTTGATTTGCCATTGCAGCTCAGCCTCAGGCCGTAGAGTATGTATGTGGGGATACTGGGGAAATTTGATGACATGCCACAATAGCTGATTCTTTCCTGTTACCGAAATTCCTGCATCAACTTGATTATTTGTTGATATTAAACCCCATATCATTTGCGTCCGTGGGGATGACACAGGTGTCACTCGACATCACGATCAGGTTTAGGGCTCAATTTGCTTTGCAGATCATAACGTCGATCTAATAAAAGTCCGTTCATGATTACATTGGGCCAAAGTTAAAGGTGCGGTTCAGCCCCATCATCAATTCCCGGGATCTAGACTGGCGTCGATGGATCCGTCCCTTTACGATGTCCGAGCTAGTCATTCTCGGCCGAGGACGCCGAGTCCCCGACCACTCGTTTCGGGTTTACGGCCAGGTTTGGCCATAGCTTCCGAAAATGCCCAGCGACCGGAGAAGGTTAATTCTTTGTCGGACCGCTGAACACTCGGACCCGGAATCATTGTGGAGCATTCCGGTTTTTAACACCGGTATTCCGGGACCCCGGAAGTGATATCGGGAGATGGGGCACGAGCTGAGTCAGTCAGTACACCAACCTGGAGTATGTATAGAGTACATTACACCGTTACTTGGCGAAAACAAGCTTCATGATATGGGAAAATAGTTAAGCCATAGAACTATCACAGTTCTCGTTGATGACATAGTACGTGCCTGCATTGCCAACTAACTAATGCACATACCATCGTTTCACTAACGAACGTTGAAAAGTTACCAGAGTCATGAGAAGGCCTTGATGCCTGCCCTGCAGGGCAAAAGTTCGTTCTTTGCTAAACCTCTGTACTATACAAAGGGAGATAAGCATCCCACATATCAGCATACTACGTCGTAAACGACGCGCGTAGGGCGGTGAATGGAACCCATGTTACCTTACGAGATCAGCAACAAGGATAGATGCACCGTCTCAGCCGTTTGCAACATTCACCTCGTCCTAGACTGACGGTCTCGGCTGTGCTCCACAGCTTTATTTAATGGCATGTGTCTGAACTATCGTCCGAGACCGAAGAAACATTCCATTGACACTATTGACACCATTGACACCATTAAACTATTGTCTTATCTTGCAACAGAGTTCTAGACCCGAACCCTTGTCAATTTGGAGGATCACGCATGTTGTAAGTCAACTTCGACGAACGTGCAGATTTCAGGCTGCATACTGGAGCTCTAGGGTAAGCCATCATCCCTGTGCTTCTGGTTGCCGGGGTTGCACAAGTAAACAGGGCTCTCGATGGAACAAATAACCGACCTCAACGCACAAACCAGTGAATCTTTCGTGATGGAGAGTCCCTgcatctccttgatctcccCTTGGTCAAAACCTGATCTTGGCGTCTCTGTTAGGCAATCAGAATACAGAGTATCGGCTGGCCCATGTCAGAAGTAACACGGAAAAATTGCCTTGATGTTTGGGGCTGCTGGGCAACAGGCGACTCTTGGCCTGACGTTGAATCTTTTTTATCAGGCTTGCTCGTAGCGGTCAACTTCTCAGATACTGATAAACTCCAACTTGCCTATCGTGCTTATTGATCCTCATCCGCTCGTACTCTTAACACCACGCATCACTAAGTATTACAGCACCACTCTACGACCGAGAATGCCTTCGCTCAAGACGTTGTTCGCCTCAGCCATTTTGGCTTACCTGGCCAGCGCCAAGACTATTAAAATCACAGCTACCAGCGACGACAAGTTCGACcctgaggaggttgaggctgagaagggtGATGTCCTCGAATTCCACTTCGAGCCCAAGAACCACAGCGTCGTTGCTGGCGATTACCGATACCCTTGCTCTCCTCTCG
This genomic stretch from Fusarium oxysporum f. sp. lycopersici 4287 chromosome 2, whole genome shotgun sequence harbors:
- a CDS encoding protein phosphatase (At least one base has a quality score < 10), with protein sequence MSDLDKAIAQLRACRPIPEAQVRELCHKARELLIEEGNVVTVSAPVTICGDIHGQFHDLMELFRVGGDVPDTNYLFMGDFVDRGFYSLESFLLLLCLKVRYPDRMTLIRGNHESRQITTVYGFYDECIRKYGSANVWRYCCDIFDYLALGAIVLGASNTMSPGVEPVDDETEIEVCDQNGSIMSRFPRRRPDDSSQDQIQSPGGTAMDKTGPPGSGASGSSGGSVGNPAGAVLCVHGGLSPLVDTVDKIRLIDRKQEVPHEGAMCDLLWSDPDEIDGWGLSPRGAGFLFGADIVKVFNHRNDLSLIARAHQLVMEGFKEMFDASIVTVWSAPNYCYRWEKKCVLGTAVATVCVVFSRHVWETQQKRWRYWSHDGGRYAS
- a CDS encoding protein phosphatase (At least one base has a quality score < 10), translating into MELFRVGGDVPDTNYLFMGDFVDRGFYSLESFLLLLCLKVRYPDRMTLIRGNHESRQITTVYGFYDECIRKYGSANVWRYCCDIFDYLALGAIVLGASNTMSPGVEPVDDETEIEVCDQNGSIMSRFPRRRPDDSSQDQIQSPGGTAMDKTGPPGSGASGSSGGSVGNPAGAVLCVHGGLSPLVDTVDKIRLIDRKQEVPHEGAMCDLLWSDPDEIDGWGLSPRGAGFLFGADIVKVFNHRNDLSLIARAHQLVMEGFKEMFDASIVTVWSAPNYCYRWEKKCVLGTAVATVCVVFSRHVWETQQKRWRYWSHDGGRYAS